Proteins co-encoded in one Halococcoides cellulosivorans genomic window:
- a CDS encoding YcaO-like family protein, translating into MDVAILSTGPAASAARSALAETDFDVEQTASVADADCVIAIAASGSEAFHDVDRRCREHAIPWLAVELGGIAGHGVVEFAITAFDGSPCYACLCDRVAATTDEATVDDVTEPIAHLAGASAARQAYDLLTGAGDPIDRVLESPHAERRLLPVPGCDCREGTVPPTSDDSMAPLQRAEIGRDDRVGIVTSAGELETEPLPYYLAELADPSGFLDRTPRLQAAGVAPDWQDASMAALGEAYERYAAATVTPEDRRAVPDERVDPAAFVAPSDPDAGWLSGRRLSDDARVAVPADRVVYPAPADSRGTTTGLALGDDRPDAIRRGLLEVIERDAAMLFWYSSADPLGLDIDDERFDRLVGRVTSDCRVTTLLVTQDVDVPVVAVALHREKWPAFSIATAAALDPVAAAQDALREAVQNWMELRRIGRSEAAGGHVPYADRPPAVEDLLDPDRSVPAAGLGVDTDAPVESLVDRLADVDLDAYAVDLTPPDVATMGLAAARAIVPGAQPWAESDVPFGERAREVPVSMGFEPRLDRDRHPFP; encoded by the coding sequence ATGGACGTCGCCATTCTGAGTACTGGCCCGGCCGCATCGGCCGCCCGGAGTGCACTTGCCGAGACCGATTTCGACGTCGAACAGACCGCCAGCGTCGCGGACGCCGACTGTGTGATCGCGATCGCTGCGTCCGGATCCGAGGCGTTTCACGACGTGGATCGACGCTGTCGTGAGCACGCGATCCCCTGGCTCGCGGTCGAACTCGGTGGGATCGCGGGCCACGGCGTCGTCGAATTCGCGATCACGGCGTTCGACGGGTCGCCCTGTTATGCGTGTCTGTGCGATCGCGTCGCGGCGACGACCGACGAGGCAACCGTCGACGACGTCACAGAACCGATCGCGCACCTCGCGGGTGCGAGTGCCGCCCGGCAGGCGTACGACCTCCTGACCGGGGCGGGCGATCCGATCGATCGCGTCCTCGAATCACCCCACGCCGAACGGCGACTGTTACCCGTTCCAGGCTGTGACTGCCGAGAGGGCACCGTTCCCCCGACGAGCGACGACTCGATGGCCCCGCTTCAGCGCGCCGAAATCGGCCGCGACGACCGCGTCGGGATCGTCACCTCCGCGGGCGAACTCGAAACCGAACCGCTGCCCTACTATCTGGCCGAACTCGCCGATCCGTCGGGCTTTCTCGATCGCACGCCGCGTCTCCAGGCCGCCGGCGTCGCGCCCGACTGGCAGGACGCCTCGATGGCCGCGCTCGGTGAGGCCTACGAACGCTACGCCGCCGCGACGGTCACGCCCGAGGACCGACGCGCCGTGCCCGACGAGCGCGTCGATCCGGCGGCGTTCGTCGCGCCGAGCGACCCCGACGCCGGGTGGCTGTCGGGCCGCCGGCTGAGCGACGACGCGCGCGTCGCCGTCCCCGCCGACCGCGTCGTCTATCCCGCGCCCGCGGACAGTCGGGGCACGACGACCGGACTCGCGCTGGGTGACGACCGCCCTGATGCGATCCGCCGTGGCCTGCTCGAAGTGATCGAGCGCGACGCCGCCATGCTGTTCTGGTATTCGTCGGCCGATCCGCTCGGCCTGGATATCGACGACGAGCGGTTCGACCGACTCGTCGGTCGGGTGACCAGCGACTGTCGGGTGACCACACTGCTCGTGACCCAGGACGTCGACGTCCCCGTCGTCGCCGTCGCACTCCACCGCGAGAAGTGGCCGGCCTTTTCGATCGCGACTGCCGCGGCGCTCGATCCGGTCGCCGCCGCCCAGGACGCGCTCCGCGAGGCCGTCCAGAACTGGATGGAACTGCGCCGCATCGGGCGTTCGGAGGCCGCGGGCGGGCACGTTCCGTACGCCGATCGACCGCCGGCCGTCGAGGACCTGCTCGATCCGGATCGGTCGGTGCCGGCCGCCGGCCTCGGTGTCGACACGGACGCTCCCGTCGAGAGCCTCGTCGACCGGCTCGCGGACGTCGATCTCGACGCGTACGCCGTCGATCTCACCCCGCCCGACGTCGCGACGATGGGGCTTGCGGCGGCCCGAGCGATCGTCCCCGGCGCACAGCCGTGGGCCGAATCCGACGTGCCGTTCGGTGAGCGTGCTCGCGAGGTGCCCGTCTCGATGGGGTTCGAACCCCGACTCGACCGCGACCGACACCCGTTCCCGTAG
- the tbsP gene encoding transcriptional regulator TbsP: MATETLLEGATDEVLSAAIDATDDVFVVNPSRETIRELMSVLDGTVDPPSVRLFVAERPLKDVMDDFLVASRAADLSVDDRLTIKILDEPPMNSLVVTDDRVVSITAVGDQFAGIQTATDAFVDHTWSYYSDRWDAAEEYSLRTPPLTRVRESLSADISADTAEDFDAVLDSLQTARGDGDGLDEVTISLLAAAKNGELLYDISKWGEDVGLASKATFSRTKTQLEDMGLIDTEKVPIDVGRPRLRLMVGDDRLERAESNELASVAQSLLSSGS, encoded by the coding sequence ATGGCAACTGAAACCCTCCTGGAGGGCGCGACCGACGAGGTACTGTCGGCGGCGATCGACGCCACCGACGACGTCTTCGTCGTCAACCCCTCACGCGAAACAATCAGAGAGCTCATGAGTGTTCTCGACGGGACGGTCGACCCCCCGAGCGTCCGTCTGTTCGTCGCGGAACGGCCGCTCAAGGACGTCATGGACGACTTCCTCGTCGCGAGTCGCGCTGCTGACCTCTCGGTCGACGACCGACTGACCATCAAGATCCTGGACGAACCGCCGATGAACTCGCTGGTGGTCACCGACGACCGCGTGGTCTCGATCACTGCGGTCGGAGACCAGTTCGCCGGGATCCAGACCGCGACCGACGCGTTCGTCGATCACACCTGGTCGTACTACAGCGACCGGTGGGACGCCGCCGAGGAGTACTCGCTGCGGACGCCGCCGCTCACACGCGTCCGGGAATCGTTGTCCGCCGACATCAGCGCGGACACCGCCGAGGACTTCGACGCCGTCCTCGACAGCCTCCAGACCGCACGAGGCGACGGCGACGGCCTCGACGAGGTGACGATCAGTCTGCTCGCCGCCGCCAAGAACGGCGAGTTGCTCTACGACATCTCGAAGTGGGGCGAAGACGTCGGCCTCGCGAGCAAGGCGACGTTCTCGCGAACGAAGACCCAACTCGAAGACATGGGCTTGATCGACACCGAGAAGGTCCCGATCGACGTCGGTCGCCCGCGACTGCGCCTGATGGTCGGTGACGACCGCCTCGAACGGGCCGAGAGCAACGAACTCGCGTCGGTCGCCCAGAGTCTCCTCTCCTCTGGTTCCTGA